Proteins encoded within one genomic window of Actinoplanes octamycinicus:
- a CDS encoding rhamnulokinase, with protein MTHRFAAVDLGASSGRVVVGVFGDGTLDVEVVHRFANEPVRAGGTLHWDILRLYQGMLDGLARAGPVDSIGIDSWAVDYGLIDASGALLGNPVHYRDARTDGIADRVRDLYPVSGLQKLPFNTVYQLLAAAGTPQYRAAATLLMIPDLLAYWLTGEIGAEYTNASTTGLLDVRTGNWAWPLIADLGLRADLFPAIRRPGELIGHFRGTPVVAVGSHDTASAVVAVPADQTSFAYVSSGTWSLVGLELAQPVLSDASREANFTNEGGVDGTVRYLRNVMGLWPLQECVREWGSPDLAGLLAAAAREPALAYLVDLDDPLFLPPGDMVGRLRTAAGLPGEPATITRCVLDSLALAHRRALRQARELAGATPGALHLVGGGARNELLCRLTADATGLPVLAGPVEATALGNLLVQARAAGVVTGGLDALRALVRQTQQIVRYEPRGDDAPWAAAAARVGR; from the coding sequence ATGACGCACCGGTTCGCCGCGGTCGACCTCGGCGCGTCCAGCGGGCGCGTCGTGGTCGGCGTCTTCGGTGACGGCACTCTCGACGTGGAGGTCGTGCACCGGTTCGCCAACGAGCCGGTGCGCGCCGGCGGCACCCTGCACTGGGACATCCTCCGGCTCTACCAGGGGATGCTCGACGGGCTGGCCAGGGCCGGTCCGGTGGACAGCATCGGGATCGACTCGTGGGCGGTCGACTACGGCCTGATCGACGCGTCCGGGGCGCTGCTCGGCAACCCGGTGCACTACCGGGACGCGCGCACCGACGGGATCGCCGACCGGGTGCGGGACCTCTATCCGGTGTCCGGGCTGCAGAAACTGCCGTTCAACACGGTCTACCAGCTGCTCGCGGCGGCCGGGACCCCGCAGTACCGGGCCGCTGCGACGCTGCTGATGATCCCGGACCTGCTGGCCTACTGGCTGACCGGCGAGATCGGGGCGGAGTACACCAACGCGTCGACCACGGGACTGCTCGATGTGCGTACCGGGAACTGGGCCTGGCCCCTGATCGCGGACCTGGGCCTGCGGGCGGACCTCTTCCCGGCGATCCGCCGTCCCGGCGAGCTGATCGGACATTTCCGGGGCACGCCGGTGGTCGCGGTGGGCTCGCACGACACGGCTTCGGCCGTGGTCGCGGTCCCCGCGGATCAGACGAGCTTCGCGTACGTCTCGAGCGGCACCTGGTCCCTCGTCGGGCTGGAGCTGGCGCAGCCGGTGCTCAGCGACGCGTCGCGCGAGGCGAACTTCACCAACGAGGGCGGCGTCGACGGGACGGTCCGCTACCTGCGCAACGTGATGGGGCTGTGGCCGCTGCAGGAGTGCGTGCGGGAGTGGGGCTCGCCGGACCTCGCGGGCCTGCTCGCCGCGGCCGCCCGGGAGCCCGCCCTGGCATACCTGGTCGATCTGGACGATCCGCTGTTCCTGCCACCCGGCGACATGGTGGGACGGCTGCGGACGGCGGCGGGCCTGCCCGGCGAACCGGCCACGATCACCCGCTGCGTCCTGGACAGCCTGGCGCTCGCCCACCGCCGTGCGCTGCGCCAGGCCCGGGAGCTGGCCGGGGCCACGCCGGGCGCGCTGCACCTGGTCGGCGGCGGCGCCCGCAACGAGTTGCTCTGCCGGCTGACCGCGGACGCCACCGGGCTGCCGGTGCTCGCCGGGCCGGTGGAGGCCACCGCGCTCGGTAATCTGCTGGTGCAGGCGCGCGCGGCCGGAGTGGTCACCGGCGGGCTCGATGCGTTACGCGCCCTGGTGCGGCAGACTCAGCAGATCGTGCGTTACGAGCCGCGCGGCGACGACGCCCCCTGGGCGGCCGCCGCCGCACGAGTGGGGAGGTGA
- a CDS encoding (Fe-S)-binding protein, with protein MRIALFATCLADTLFPEAAKATVRLLERLGHEVVFPLEQTCCGQMHINTGYQRDAVPLIRRYVSVFSGYDVIVAPSGSCVGSIRHQHALVAARAGAAGLAARASELGARTYELSELLIDVLEVEDVGAYYPHTVTYHPTCHSLRMTRVGDKPLRLLRQVRGLDLVELPAAEQCCGFGGTFAIKNAETSAAMLADKLTAIESTGASVCTAGDASCLMHIGGGLSRRESGVRTVHLAEILAAT; from the coding sequence GTGCGGATCGCGCTCTTCGCGACCTGCCTCGCCGACACGCTCTTCCCGGAGGCGGCCAAGGCCACCGTCCGGCTGCTGGAGCGGCTCGGGCACGAGGTGGTCTTCCCGCTCGAGCAGACCTGCTGCGGGCAGATGCACATCAACACCGGGTACCAGCGGGACGCGGTGCCGCTGATCCGTCGTTACGTATCTGTTTTCTCCGGATATGACGTGATAGTGGCGCCGTCGGGTTCCTGCGTCGGATCGATCCGGCATCAGCATGCTCTCGTGGCGGCCCGGGCGGGCGCGGCCGGCCTGGCAGCGCGCGCCTCGGAACTGGGCGCACGCACCTACGAGCTGTCCGAGCTGCTGATCGACGTGCTCGAGGTGGAGGACGTCGGGGCCTACTACCCGCACACGGTGACCTACCACCCGACCTGCCACAGCCTGCGGATGACCCGGGTCGGTGACAAGCCGCTGCGGCTGCTCCGGCAGGTGCGTGGCCTGGACCTGGTCGAGCTGCCGGCGGCCGAGCAGTGCTGCGGCTTCGGCGGCACCTTCGCGATCAAGAACGCCGAGACGTCGGCGGCCATGCTCGCCGACAAGCTGACCGCCATCGAGTCGACCGGCGCCTCGGTGTGCACCGCCGGGGACGCTTCCTGCCTGATGCATATCGGTGGTGGCCTGTCCCGAAGGGAGTCCGGGGTGAGAACCGTGCACCTGGCCGAGATCCTGGCCGCGACATGA
- a CDS encoding lactate utilization protein B: MSTFLGMPATAPRGVGHLRGDEPFPAAAHTALANDQLRRNLRHATTTIRGKSGRVIAELPDWQELRSAGSAIKADVMSRLPELLEELEARVTERGGVVHWAADANQANAIVTELVRRTGSERVIKVKSMATQEIALNEALEAAGIQPVETDLAELIVQLGNDQPSHILVPAIHRNRSEIREIFLTAMPGVDPGLTDDPPVLAAAARKYLRETFLSTKVAISGANFGIAETGTLAVVESEGNGRMCLTLPDTLITVMGIEKVVPAWRDLEVFLQLLPRASTGERMNPYTTMWTGVTPGDGPQDFHLVLLDNGRSAVLADPAGRSALHCIRCSACLNVCPVYERTGGHAYGSVYPGPIGAVLSPQLTGIEDNASLPFASSLCGACFDACPVRIDIPSILVHLRNRAPHPKSERAAMRAAAYTMDRPKLYARAQRAAKLARIAGRRGRGLPLGWNRARDLPEIPAQTFRDWWASR, from the coding sequence ATGAGCACCTTCCTGGGCATGCCGGCCACCGCCCCGCGCGGCGTCGGTCACCTGCGCGGCGACGAGCCGTTCCCGGCGGCGGCGCACACCGCGCTCGCCAACGACCAGCTGCGGCGCAACCTGCGGCACGCGACCACCACGATCCGCGGCAAGTCCGGCCGGGTGATCGCCGAGCTGCCGGACTGGCAGGAGCTGCGCTCGGCCGGCTCGGCGATCAAGGCCGACGTGATGTCACGGCTGCCCGAGCTGCTGGAGGAGCTGGAGGCGCGGGTCACCGAGCGCGGCGGCGTGGTGCACTGGGCCGCCGACGCCAACCAGGCCAACGCGATCGTCACCGAGCTGGTGAGACGGACCGGCTCGGAGCGGGTCATCAAGGTCAAGTCGATGGCCACCCAGGAGATCGCGCTCAACGAGGCCCTGGAGGCGGCCGGGATCCAGCCGGTCGAGACCGACCTGGCCGAGCTGATCGTGCAGCTCGGCAACGACCAGCCCAGCCACATCCTGGTGCCGGCCATCCACCGGAACCGCTCGGAGATCCGGGAGATCTTCCTGACCGCGATGCCCGGCGTCGACCCGGGGCTGACCGACGACCCGCCGGTGCTGGCGGCGGCCGCGCGAAAGTACCTGCGCGAGACGTTCCTGTCGACGAAGGTGGCGATCAGCGGGGCGAACTTCGGCATCGCCGAGACCGGGACCCTCGCGGTGGTCGAGTCGGAGGGCAACGGGCGGATGTGCCTGACCCTGCCGGACACGCTGATCACCGTGATGGGTATCGAGAAGGTGGTGCCGGCCTGGCGGGACCTGGAAGTGTTCCTGCAGCTGCTGCCGCGGGCGTCGACCGGGGAGCGGATGAACCCGTACACGACCATGTGGACCGGGGTGACGCCGGGCGACGGGCCGCAGGACTTCCACCTGGTGCTGCTCGACAACGGGCGCAGCGCGGTCCTGGCCGACCCGGCGGGCCGGTCGGCGCTGCACTGCATCCGGTGCTCGGCCTGCCTGAACGTGTGCCCGGTCTACGAGCGGACCGGCGGGCACGCCTACGGCTCGGTCTATCCCGGGCCGATCGGCGCGGTGCTGTCGCCGCAGCTCACCGGCATCGAGGACAATGCGTCGCTGCCGTTCGCGTCGTCGCTCTGCGGGGCCTGCTTCGACGCCTGCCCGGTGCGGATCGACATCCCGTCGATCCTGGTGCACCTGCGGAACCGGGCGCCGCATCCGAAGTCGGAGCGGGCCGCGATGCGGGCCGCGGCGTACACCATGGATCGGCCGAAGCTGTATGCGCGCGCGCAGCGGGCCGCGAAGCTGGCCCGGATCGCCGGGCGGCGCGGGCGGGGGCTGCCGTTGGGCTGGAACCGGGCCCGGGACCTCCCGGAGATTCCCGCGCAGACCTTCCGGGACTGGTGGGCGTCGCGATGA